A window from Neobacillus sp. PS3-40 encodes these proteins:
- a CDS encoding bifunctional enoyl-CoA hydratase/phosphate acetyltransferase, with the protein MSLKNFEELLKLLDKNTTTKKIAVVNAMDQHSLEGIFSLKHLQAVEPILIGNVEKIKEILKILGESIEDIQLIETQNDVESAEKAVELARNGQVDIIMKGKIQTKDLLRAVVAREKGIKKSNVLSHIALYELPSYSKLLLITDGGMILTPSLAEKKAIIENALFVLHQLGYIEPKIGVLSATEHVNPKLQDSVDGAQLKAMNQNGEITGCIIEGPISLDLALSKEISEEKNYAGRVTGDADILLVPDITAGNILGKSFSVIANGKMAGVVMGANVPIILTSRGSTSEEKLNSIILALLLSEKK; encoded by the coding sequence ATGAGCTTAAAGAATTTTGAGGAGCTACTCAAATTACTTGATAAAAATACTACCACAAAGAAAATTGCTGTTGTAAATGCGATGGACCAACATTCATTAGAAGGTATTTTTTCCTTAAAGCATTTACAGGCTGTTGAACCGATATTGATAGGAAATGTGGAAAAGATTAAGGAAATTCTTAAAATACTAGGTGAATCAATCGAAGATATACAACTTATTGAAACACAAAACGATGTGGAGTCAGCTGAAAAGGCGGTTGAGTTAGCTAGAAATGGCCAAGTTGATATTATTATGAAAGGAAAAATACAAACAAAGGATCTTTTAAGGGCAGTAGTAGCAAGAGAAAAGGGAATTAAGAAAAGTAACGTTCTTTCACATATTGCTCTTTATGAGCTACCCTCCTATAGTAAATTACTGTTGATAACTGATGGCGGGATGATTCTTACTCCGTCGTTAGCGGAAAAGAAAGCAATTATTGAAAATGCCTTGTTTGTATTACATCAACTAGGATACATTGAACCTAAGATTGGCGTCCTTTCAGCAACGGAACATGTAAATCCAAAACTTCAAGATTCCGTTGATGGAGCACAGTTAAAAGCAATGAATCAAAATGGGGAGATAACGGGTTGTATCATTGAGGGCCCGATATCGCTAGACTTAGCTTTAAGCAAAGAAATTTCTGAAGAGAAAAATTATGCAGGACGAGTAACTGGAGATGCAGATATCTTGTTAGTACCAGATATCACGGCCGGAAATATCCTTGGAAAATCCTTTTCAGTGATTGCCAATGGAAAAATGGCGGGAGTGGTAATGGGGGCGAATGTTCCTATTATTCTTACTTCAAGAGGGTCTACATCAGAGGAAAAACTGAACTCTATTATCCTAGCTCTCTTATTATCAGAAAAGAAATAA
- a CDS encoding Glu/Leu/Phe/Val dehydrogenase has protein sequence MDIFEEMKEHGHEQVIFNYDKTTGLKSIIAIHDTTLGPALGGCRMWNYETMDAALKDALRLSEGMTYKCGVSGASFGGGKAVIIADPKTDKSDELFQAFGTFIETLKGRFYTGTDVGTVGMDFVSASKQTNYLVGLPEEYGGSGNSAIITSFGVWKAIKATAKEAFGSDSLKGLTIAVQGLGKVGHFLVDHLHEEGAHLVVTDISKQNIDAVLAKYPEIEAVEPEEIYSVPCDIFSPNALGAVINDTTIPQFRCAAICGAANNVLAEERHGDILFEKGITYAPDYVTNAGGLIQVADELHGYNKDRAFKNASMIYDTLGQIFKISKEQHIPSYKAANTLVETKIEKISRIKTKFTGK, from the coding sequence TTGGATATTTTTGAAGAGATGAAAGAACATGGGCATGAACAGGTAATCTTCAATTACGATAAAACAACAGGATTGAAATCAATTATTGCTATCCATGATACAACTCTGGGACCTGCGCTAGGTGGGTGTCGTATGTGGAATTATGAAACGATGGATGCAGCACTTAAGGATGCCTTACGGTTATCAGAAGGAATGACTTATAAGTGTGGTGTTTCAGGGGCTTCATTTGGAGGAGGAAAGGCTGTAATTATCGCAGATCCGAAAACGGATAAATCGGACGAACTATTCCAAGCTTTTGGCACTTTCATTGAAACTTTAAAAGGTCGTTTTTATACAGGGACAGATGTTGGGACAGTTGGCATGGATTTTGTTTCTGCATCTAAACAAACAAACTATTTGGTTGGTTTACCTGAAGAATATGGTGGAAGCGGAAATTCGGCGATCATTACATCATTTGGGGTATGGAAAGCAATCAAAGCGACAGCTAAAGAGGCCTTTGGTTCAGATTCATTAAAAGGGTTGACAATTGCAGTCCAAGGTTTAGGAAAAGTTGGCCATTTCCTTGTTGACCATCTACATGAAGAAGGGGCACATTTAGTTGTTACTGATATCTCTAAGCAAAATATCGACGCAGTGCTTGCAAAATATCCTGAAATTGAAGCTGTAGAACCTGAGGAAATTTATAGTGTTCCGTGTGATATTTTTTCACCAAATGCATTAGGAGCCGTCATAAACGATACAACAATTCCACAATTTAGATGTGCTGCTATTTGTGGAGCTGCCAATAATGTACTAGCAGAAGAACGACATGGGGATATTCTTTTTGAAAAAGGAATTACATATGCACCTGATTATGTGACAAATGCCGGAGGCTTAATTCAAGTTGCGGATGAACTTCATGGATACAACAAAGACCGTGCCTTTAAAAATGCAAGTATGATTTATGATACCTTGGGCCAAATATTTAAGATTTCAAAAGAGCAGCACATTCCTTCTTACAAAGCTGCAAATACGTTAGTTGAAACCAAAATTGAAAAGATCAGTAGAATTAAGACTAAATTTACTGGCAAATAA
- a CDS encoding amino acid permease: MTKIIHEKESLDRGLSNRHIQLIALGGAIGVGLFYGSSATIQLAGPAIIVSYLIGGIIIFAIMRALGEMAVAEPVSGSFSSYANRYIGSFAGYLTGWTYWFMWVVVGMAEITVVGVYVNYWFPSVPQWLSALVVLLLITGVNLVNVKAFGEFEFWFALIKVVAIIGMIVAGIRIILFGIGNGGTPMGLGNLFEHGGFMPNGVKGILFSLVMVMFSFGGVELIGITAGEASNPKKVIPPAINNVIWRILIFYVGALGIMMTLYPWNEVGTKGSPFVLIFDKIGIAGAADIINFVVLTAALSAFNSGLFSTGRMLYNLALQDNGPKYFGKLNKSKIPSRGILFSSSMLMIAVVLNYIVPEKVFLYISAVATVAVVTSWTIILVTQIMFRKAKSKEEIAQLEFKMPLFPYLSYISLAFLVMVIVLMAFIDGMSVALIVAPIWFGILYIGFKVKKKKEAETINVKPVA; this comes from the coding sequence ATGACGAAAATTATTCATGAAAAGGAAAGTTTAGACAGAGGATTAAGCAACAGACATATTCAGCTTATTGCATTAGGAGGAGCAATTGGTGTTGGTTTGTTTTATGGTTCGAGTGCAACGATCCAATTGGCTGGTCCGGCCATTATTGTTTCATATTTAATCGGTGGAATTATCATTTTTGCAATCATGAGAGCTTTAGGAGAAATGGCCGTTGCTGAGCCAGTATCGGGGTCATTTAGTTCATATGCTAATCGCTATATAGGATCCTTTGCAGGTTATTTAACCGGCTGGACATATTGGTTTATGTGGGTTGTCGTAGGTATGGCAGAAATTACTGTTGTCGGAGTATATGTAAACTATTGGTTTCCTAGTGTACCACAATGGTTATCGGCATTAGTTGTTTTACTCCTTATTACAGGGGTTAACCTTGTTAACGTTAAAGCCTTCGGAGAGTTTGAATTCTGGTTTGCTTTAATAAAAGTTGTCGCAATTATTGGAATGATTGTTGCAGGAATTAGAATTATTCTATTTGGAATCGGAAATGGTGGTACTCCGATGGGGCTGGGTAATCTCTTTGAACATGGAGGATTCATGCCTAATGGAGTAAAAGGAATCCTATTTTCACTTGTAATGGTGATGTTCTCATTCGGAGGAGTCGAGTTAATCGGAATTACAGCAGGTGAGGCAAGTAATCCTAAAAAAGTGATTCCACCAGCAATCAACAATGTAATTTGGCGGATCCTAATTTTTTATGTCGGGGCACTTGGAATCATGATGACTTTATACCCTTGGAATGAAGTGGGGACAAAAGGAAGTCCATTTGTTCTGATTTTTGACAAGATCGGGATTGCTGGCGCTGCAGATATAATTAACTTTGTAGTTTTGACTGCAGCACTATCCGCTTTTAACAGTGGATTATTTAGTACAGGAAGAATGTTGTACAACTTAGCTTTACAAGACAATGGACCTAAATATTTCGGCAAGCTAAACAAATCAAAAATACCGAGCAGAGGCATTTTATTTTCTTCCTCAATGCTTATGATAGCTGTCGTTTTGAATTATATTGTCCCAGAAAAAGTATTTCTCTATATTTCAGCCGTTGCAACAGTTGCTGTCGTAACTAGCTGGACGATAATCCTTGTTACTCAGATTATGTTCCGGAAAGCTAAATCTAAAGAGGAAATTGCTCAGTTAGAGTTTAAGATGCCATTGTTCCCTTACCTTTCCTATATATCCTTAGCATTCTTAGTAATGGTCATTGTATTAATGGCATTCATTGATGGAATGAGTGTAGCCCTTATCGTAGCACCAATTTGGTTTGGTATTTTGTATATCGGTTTTAAGGTTAAAAAGAAAAAGGAAGCAGAAACCATTAATGTAAAACCAGTAGCATAG
- the lpdA gene encoding dihydrolipoyl dehydrogenase: MVVGDFAIELDTVVIGAGPGGYVAAIRAAQLGQTVAIIEKEHIGGVCLNVGCIPSKALISAGHRYQEAMHSETFGVMTKEVTLDFTKTQEWKDKVVVGTLTKGVEMLLKKNKVDILTGEAFFVDDHHLRVMQEDSAQTYSFNHAIIATGSRPIEIKGFKFGKRVINSSGALNLTEVPKKLVVIGGGYIGSELAGAYANLGSEVVILEGSPTILPNFEKDMVKYVVANFKKKNVIIETNAMAKEAVETENGVTVKYEVDGKEKFVMADYVMVTVGRRPNTDELGLGQAGINITNRGLIEVDEQGRTNKINIFAIGDVVPGLALAHKASYEAKVAAEAISGKNVAVDYAAIPSVCFTEPELASVGLTLEEAKAKGFEAKASKFPLSGNGRALSLNATEGFVRLVTTKEDNILIGAQVVGISASDVIAELVLAIENIVSAENIALTIHSHPSLGETVMDAAELVLGMPIHI, encoded by the coding sequence ATGGTTGTAGGTGATTTTGCGATTGAACTTGACACTGTTGTTATTGGAGCAGGACCTGGCGGTTATGTGGCAGCAATCCGGGCAGCTCAATTGGGACAAACAGTTGCGATTATAGAGAAAGAGCATATTGGAGGGGTATGTTTAAACGTAGGATGTATTCCTTCCAAAGCGTTAATAAGTGCAGGGCATCGTTATCAGGAGGCGATGCACTCGGAGACCTTTGGTGTGATGACAAAAGAAGTCACATTAGATTTTACAAAAACACAAGAATGGAAGGATAAGGTGGTTGTTGGCACCCTTACAAAAGGAGTAGAAATGCTGCTTAAGAAAAATAAGGTAGATATCTTAACAGGTGAGGCTTTCTTTGTAGATGATCATCATCTCCGAGTAATGCAGGAAGATAGTGCTCAAACCTATTCCTTTAACCATGCCATTATTGCCACCGGAAGTCGTCCAATCGAAATAAAAGGTTTTAAGTTTGGCAAAAGAGTTATTAACTCATCAGGTGCCCTAAATCTTACCGAAGTACCTAAGAAGTTAGTCGTTATTGGCGGAGGGTATATCGGCAGCGAATTGGCTGGTGCATATGCTAATTTAGGTTCAGAAGTAGTGATCCTAGAAGGTAGCCCTACTATCCTCCCAAACTTTGAAAAAGATATGGTGAAATATGTCGTTGCTAACTTTAAAAAGAAAAATGTAATCATTGAAACAAATGCCATGGCAAAAGAGGCAGTTGAAACAGAAAACGGTGTAACCGTGAAGTATGAAGTAGATGGGAAAGAAAAATTTGTTATGGCTGATTATGTGATGGTGACGGTAGGTCGACGCCCAAATACAGATGAGCTTGGATTAGGACAAGCAGGTATTAATATAACAAACCGAGGTCTTATCGAAGTTGATGAACAAGGAAGAACAAATAAGATCAATATATTCGCAATCGGTGATGTAGTACCTGGTTTAGCTTTAGCTCATAAAGCAAGTTACGAAGCAAAAGTAGCTGCTGAAGCAATATCAGGTAAAAATGTTGCAGTAGATTATGCTGCTATCCCTTCAGTCTGCTTCACAGAGCCGGAATTAGCTTCTGTTGGGCTTACCCTTGAGGAAGCCAAAGCAAAAGGATTTGAAGCTAAAGCATCTAAATTTCCATTAAGCGGAAATGGTCGCGCACTATCCCTTAATGCGACAGAAGGATTTGTACGCTTGGTCACGACCAAAGAAGATAATATCCTTATTGGAGCCCAAGTTGTCGGAATTAGTGCGAGTGATGTTATTGCTGAATTGGTTTTAGCAATTGAAAATATTGTGAGTGCAGAGAATATTGCCTTGACGATTCACAGTCATCCATCATTAGGAGAAACTGTTATGGATGCTGCTGAGTTAGTCTTAGGGATGCCAATTCATATTTAA
- a CDS encoding dihydrolipoamide acetyltransferase family protein: MFQFTLPDIGEGIAESEIVKWMVKVGDHIDEDEALMEVQNDKMVVELPSPVTGTITNILVEEGTVAKVGDVIVEIELDGAKGKDKANPSATKTQSTAHENKVVVDEKKAKSVDTGSRSGKVNIDIRLLAIPSIRRYAREKGVDLCSVTPTGKNNRVTKQDIDMFISRESTVVVNETVQIIEQVNERINVTASNQVKEAPISAQQGLERREKMSPTRKAIAKAMVKSKSTAPHVTVFDGVDVSKLIDHRKKFKERAAKKGIKLTYMPYIVKALVAILREYPALNSSIDESTDEIVYKNYFNIGIATSTDTGLFVPNIKDANMKSILTIAKEISEYGAKAQNGELRSQDMRNGSSTITNVGGIATNGVWSTPIINYPEVAILGIGRIEYQAVVNEEKELVAAPIMKLSFSFDHRVIDGATAQQAINDLKELIADPELLLVEG, encoded by the coding sequence ATGTTTCAATTTACATTACCCGATATTGGGGAAGGAATTGCCGAGAGTGAAATAGTTAAATGGATGGTTAAGGTCGGAGACCATATCGATGAAGATGAAGCCTTGATGGAAGTACAAAATGACAAGATGGTAGTAGAATTGCCATCACCTGTAACAGGAACAATAACAAATATTTTAGTAGAAGAAGGAACCGTTGCAAAAGTAGGAGATGTCATCGTAGAAATCGAATTAGACGGAGCAAAAGGAAAGGATAAAGCAAACCCCTCTGCTACAAAAACTCAGTCGACTGCTCATGAAAATAAAGTGGTTGTAGATGAAAAGAAAGCAAAATCTGTTGATACAGGGAGTCGTTCTGGAAAAGTAAATATTGATATCCGATTGTTGGCAATTCCATCTATTCGCAGGTATGCACGTGAAAAAGGAGTAGACCTTTGTTCAGTAACCCCAACAGGGAAAAACAATCGTGTAACAAAGCAAGACATCGATATGTTTATATCCCGCGAATCAACAGTTGTAGTAAATGAAACTGTTCAAATTATTGAGCAAGTTAACGAACGAATTAATGTAACTGCTTCTAACCAAGTAAAAGAAGCTCCAATTTCTGCACAACAAGGCTTGGAAAGAAGAGAAAAAATGTCGCCAACTCGTAAGGCTATTGCAAAAGCCATGGTAAAGAGTAAATCTACAGCTCCACATGTAACGGTCTTTGATGGAGTAGATGTTTCTAAATTGATCGACCATCGTAAGAAGTTCAAGGAAAGAGCGGCCAAAAAAGGAATCAAATTGACGTATATGCCATATATCGTTAAAGCATTAGTAGCTATTTTACGAGAATATCCTGCCTTGAATTCTTCTATTGACGAATCAACAGATGAAATTGTTTATAAAAATTATTTTAATATTGGTATAGCAACTAGTACGGATACTGGACTATTTGTTCCCAATATTAAGGATGCAAATATGAAGAGTATTCTAACGATTGCAAAGGAAATCTCGGAATATGGCGCTAAAGCACAGAATGGGGAATTACGTTCTCAAGATATGAGAAATGGCTCATCTACAATTACAAATGTTGGGGGTATCGCAACGAATGGAGTTTGGTCTACGCCTATTATTAATTATCCTGAAGTAGCAATTCTAGGAATTGGACGGATCGAATATCAAGCTGTTGTAAATGAAGAAAAAGAATTAGTTGCAGCGCCTATTATGAAGCTTTCCTTCTCATTTGATCATCGTGTGATTGACGGCGCAACAGCACAACAAGCTATCAATGACTTGAAAGAATTAATTGCAGATCCAGAATTACTGCTAGTGGAAGGGTGA
- a CDS encoding alpha-ketoacid dehydrogenase subunit beta, with protein MSQKTMVQAITEALSQEMERDEEILIFGEDIGLNGGVFRATEGLLEKFGEERVFDTPLAESVIVGASLGLALAGYRPVPEIQFFGFSFEAMDAIMGQLSRIRYRMGGTRSVPVTIRAPFGGGVHTPELHSDSLEGIVAQSPGLRVVIPSNPYDAKGLLISSIRSNDPVIFLEHLKLYRSFRTEVPDEVYTVPLDKAAITKEGTDVTVITYGAMVHEALKAAENLEKENISVEVIDLRTVAPVDMETIIVSVKKTGRVVAVQEAQRQAGIMGSVMSEIAERIFLHLEAPVSRVTAPDTVFPFGQAEEIWLPDASAIEAKINEVYNF; from the coding sequence ATGTCACAAAAAACAATGGTACAGGCCATTACAGAAGCACTTAGTCAAGAGATGGAACGAGATGAAGAAATACTAATCTTCGGTGAAGATATTGGCTTAAACGGTGGTGTTTTCCGTGCAACAGAAGGCCTTCTAGAGAAGTTTGGAGAAGAACGTGTTTTTGATACCCCATTGGCAGAATCAGTTATAGTTGGTGCTTCACTAGGTTTAGCTTTAGCAGGGTATCGTCCTGTTCCTGAAATTCAATTTTTCGGTTTTTCATTTGAAGCAATGGATGCAATCATGGGCCAATTGTCCAGAATTCGTTATAGAATGGGGGGCACGCGTTCCGTTCCTGTCACCATTCGGGCACCTTTTGGCGGTGGTGTTCATACACCTGAGCTTCACTCAGATAGTCTTGAAGGAATAGTAGCCCAATCACCTGGCTTGCGTGTAGTCATCCCAAGTAATCCTTATGATGCAAAGGGTTTATTAATTTCTTCTATTCGCAGTAATGACCCGGTTATCTTTTTAGAGCATTTAAAGCTTTATCGTTCATTCCGTACGGAAGTTCCCGATGAAGTATATACCGTCCCACTTGATAAAGCGGCAATTACTAAAGAAGGAACAGATGTAACTGTTATTACTTATGGTGCAATGGTACATGAGGCACTAAAAGCTGCAGAGAATCTCGAAAAGGAAAATATCTCTGTCGAAGTGATTGATTTAAGAACAGTGGCACCGGTAGATATGGAAACGATTATTGTTTCTGTCAAAAAGACAGGACGTGTTGTTGCTGTGCAAGAGGCACAACGCCAAGCAGGAATAATGGGAAGTGTGATGTCTGAAATTGCTGAGAGGATTTTCTTGCACCTTGAAGCGCCCGTAAGTCGAGTGACTGCACCTGATACTGTATTCCCATTTGGTCAGGCAGAAGAGATCTGGCTTCCAGATGCTTCCGCAATTGAAGCGAAAATTAACGAAGTGTATAATTTCTAG
- the pdhA gene encoding pyruvate dehydrogenase (acetyl-transferring) E1 component subunit alpha: MIKTKKRMFEFDSLLNSVNEYFPMYQVLDETGKVVNTDLMPNLSNEELVDLMERLVWGRTYDKRVTLLNRQGQLGNYAPSGGQEASQLASQYALEKGDYLLPTYRDLPPLIQHGMPLKQAFLWYKGHMDGNNFPADFAAMPAQVIIGAQYTQAAGVALGFKKRGRKNVVMTYIGDGGTSQGDFYEGINFAGAFNAPAIFIVQNNLFGISTPRYKQTKAKTLAQKAIAAGIPGIQVDGMDPLAIYTAVKEARKYAIAGNGPVLIETMTFRYGPHTMSDDPKRYRGQELVAEWEKRDCLIRMRNYLSEKGLWSDEKENEVIEATKIQIKDALAEVANAEPQKISEFLKIMYEEAPQNIQEQIKIYEEKERA; the protein is encoded by the coding sequence ATGATTAAGACGAAAAAACGCATGTTTGAATTTGATTCCTTGTTAAATTCCGTTAATGAATACTTTCCTATGTATCAGGTATTAGACGAGACGGGTAAAGTGGTAAATACGGATTTAATGCCTAATCTCTCTAATGAAGAGTTAGTAGATTTGATGGAGAGGCTTGTTTGGGGAAGGACCTACGATAAGAGGGTTACCCTTTTAAATCGTCAAGGACAATTAGGGAACTATGCTCCATCCGGTGGACAAGAAGCAAGTCAATTGGCAAGCCAATATGCATTAGAAAAAGGAGACTATTTACTTCCAACTTATCGTGATTTACCACCACTAATCCAACATGGGATGCCATTGAAACAAGCATTTTTATGGTACAAGGGGCATATGGACGGAAACAACTTCCCTGCTGATTTTGCTGCTATGCCTGCACAAGTTATTATTGGTGCACAATACACGCAAGCTGCCGGTGTTGCTTTAGGATTTAAAAAAAGAGGTAGGAAGAATGTGGTCATGACCTATATTGGTGATGGTGGTACATCACAAGGAGATTTCTATGAGGGTATAAACTTTGCCGGAGCCTTTAATGCACCCGCGATCTTCATTGTCCAAAATAACCTATTTGGTATTTCAACACCAAGATATAAACAGACCAAGGCTAAAACTTTAGCACAAAAGGCGATTGCAGCGGGAATCCCAGGAATTCAAGTAGATGGCATGGATCCATTAGCCATTTATACTGCAGTTAAAGAAGCTCGTAAATACGCAATTGCTGGTAATGGTCCAGTATTAATAGAAACAATGACCTTTAGATATGGACCACATACAATGTCAGATGATCCTAAGCGTTACCGTGGACAAGAGCTTGTTGCTGAGTGGGAAAAAAGGGACTGCCTGATTCGTATGCGAAACTACTTATCAGAAAAAGGTTTGTGGTCTGATGAAAAGGAAAATGAAGTGATAGAAGCGACAAAAATACAGATAAAAGATGCATTAGCTGAAGTTGCCAATGCTGAACCTCAAAAAATATCTGAATTCCTAAAGATCATGTACGAAGAAGCTCCTCAAAACATTCAAGAGCAGATCAAGATTTACGAAGAAAAGGAGAGAGCATAA
- a CDS encoding LysR family transcriptional regulator, which produces MDIRQLRYFIAIANAKSYSIAAKSLFVTQPTLTWTIQKLETDLNTKLFYHSERVIELTENGKLLYEYGKNIVKEIDDLTRVIRGNENTVNGKLKVGLTVLFSILYMQSIAEFISSHSNIEITLIQKGSKRIQEMVSSGELDLGLVSFPIYYDNLEVEPFITPLPPYNVSVVVSKDNPLASRKSLKIKDLKEEAFSVLSTDFILGNLIFDRCNEVGFEPHVIFSNENWEVLLENVAITNSITLLPTEFSNTAARKDVKWIQLEDKINQIDIGLVKRKKEKLSQPNLLFCQAIKQRNGLSKK; this is translated from the coding sequence ATGGATATTAGACAGTTACGTTATTTCATTGCAATTGCAAATGCTAAAAGTTATTCGATTGCAGCGAAAAGTTTGTTTGTAACTCAACCAACCTTAACCTGGACAATACAAAAGTTAGAGACAGATTTGAATACTAAACTCTTCTATCATTCTGAAAGAGTGATTGAACTAACAGAAAACGGAAAACTTCTATATGAATATGGAAAGAATATTGTGAAGGAAATAGATGATTTAACGAGAGTGATTCGAGGAAATGAAAATACAGTTAATGGAAAACTTAAAGTTGGCTTAACCGTACTCTTTTCAATCCTATACATGCAATCTATTGCCGAATTTATTTCTTCTCATTCCAATATTGAAATTACATTAATTCAAAAAGGATCAAAACGGATCCAGGAAATGGTTTCATCTGGAGAATTGGATTTGGGATTGGTTTCATTTCCTATATATTACGATAACTTAGAAGTTGAACCATTCATCACACCACTACCACCATACAATGTGTCTGTCGTTGTAAGCAAAGATAACCCACTTGCTTCACGAAAATCACTAAAGATAAAAGACTTAAAAGAGGAAGCATTCAGTGTTTTGTCTACTGATTTTATTTTGGGAAATTTAATTTTTGATCGATGCAATGAAGTTGGATTTGAACCACATGTTATATTTTCAAATGAAAACTGGGAAGTTCTGTTAGAAAATGTGGCTATCACAAATAGCATTACATTATTACCAACTGAATTTTCAAATACTGCAGCACGTAAAGACGTTAAATGGATCCAACTTGAAGATAAAATAAACCAAATTGATATTGGCCTTGTAAAACGGAAAAAGGAAAAATTATCGCAACCAAATTTACTGTTCTGCCAAGCCATTAAACAAAGGAACGGGCTTAGCAAGAAATAA
- a CDS encoding HAMP domain-containing sensor histidine kinase, protein MRDLNSQLDFRYYRIIIALINVLMVLGLLDGFMRGIHWEYFVHLLLVLILSISLWIYPKKETNFMKVIIVIESIVYLYSLFIFYPDISSSFMLLCLIPGISILFFLPRLFYFSLIINILFMTIIFSYISLVDKGESYSYLYMDLPGNVINFLASQAVLYIIFYLSLTRLKNQQLYYEQVQQAERLKTTGQLAAAVAHEIRNPITVVKGFLQFYQEDQSFSKNKQEHFAMMLEELQIAEAVISDFLSVAKPKNEIESHTINVKDALQVVAELINSYALLNNVTLKLVVEENFYIACSLIEFKQLLINLLKNAIEASPFGAPLIIQAKEQNNYVKINLIDSGNGMTEDELKSIGMPFYSLKSKGTGLGLMICFNIVHRYNGSIQFQSEIGKGTNVTVKFPSIKYIEK, encoded by the coding sequence ATGAGGGATTTAAATAGTCAGTTGGATTTTAGGTATTATCGTATAATAATTGCCTTAATCAATGTATTAATGGTATTAGGGTTACTTGATGGATTTATGCGTGGTATCCATTGGGAATATTTTGTTCATCTCCTATTAGTCTTAATCCTATCAATTTCATTATGGATTTATCCTAAAAAAGAGACCAACTTTATGAAGGTCATTATCGTAATAGAATCAATAGTATATTTATATAGCCTTTTTATTTTTTACCCAGATATTTCATCATCATTTATGTTGTTATGTTTGATTCCAGGAATTTCGATATTATTTTTCCTTCCCAGGCTGTTCTACTTTTCACTAATAATAAACATTCTTTTCATGACTATTATATTTAGCTATATTTCACTGGTTGATAAAGGTGAATCTTACTCCTATTTATATATGGACTTGCCAGGGAATGTCATTAATTTTTTAGCGAGCCAGGCGGTTTTGTATATTATTTTTTATTTATCACTTACAAGATTAAAGAACCAACAATTATACTATGAACAGGTTCAACAAGCAGAACGCTTAAAGACTACTGGACAATTAGCGGCCGCAGTTGCTCATGAAATTAGAAACCCAATTACAGTTGTTAAAGGTTTTCTCCAATTTTATCAAGAGGATCAGTCATTTAGTAAAAACAAACAAGAACATTTTGCGATGATGTTAGAAGAGTTACAAATTGCAGAAGCTGTTATTTCGGATTTCTTATCTGTTGCAAAGCCAAAAAATGAAATTGAATCGCATACAATTAATGTAAAAGATGCACTTCAGGTTGTTGCTGAATTAATTAATTCATATGCCTTACTAAATAATGTTACTTTGAAATTAGTTGTGGAAGAGAATTTTTATATTGCATGTAGTTTAATAGAATTTAAACAATTATTAATAAATTTGTTAAAAAATGCAATCGAAGCATCTCCATTTGGGGCCCCTTTAATTATCCAAGCAAAAGAACAGAATAATTACGTAAAAATAAATTTGATTGACTCTGGGAATGGAATGACTGAGGATGAACTTAAATCAATTGGAATGCCTTTTTATTCATTAAAAAGTAAAGGAACTGGCCTAGGTCTGATGATTTGTTTCAATATCGTACATAGGTATAATGGCAGCATCCAATTCCAAAGTGAAATAGGAAAGGGAACAAACGTTACCGTTAAATTTCCTTCTATAAAATATATCGAAAAATAA